Part of the Desulfobacteraceae bacterium genome is shown below.
CGACCTGGGCCAGCTCCGGGGAGAATTGCACCGGCTAAATGGGGAGGTTGAGCGGCTGAAAGCGGAGAACCTGGCGCTTTACCGTCACATCGACCGGCTGCGAAACGATCCGGCCTTCGTTGAAAATGTGGCCCGTCAGGAGTTGGGGATGATCGCTAAGGACGAGCTGATCATCAATTTTCGCCAACCGGAAGGGACAAACAGCAATAAATGACGGTTTCAAATTGAGGAGCGAGGACATGAAGCGAGTAAAAGAGCTGCGGAAAACGGTGATCGGCCTGGTGCTAATTTTGGCTTTGGCGCTGGCCCTGGGCGGCTGCACCGCCCTGCAGTCCCAGAGTACGGCGGGTGGTACCGAAAGCGCCGCCGCCCAGGACCAAGGCGCCGCCCCGCTTTACTACGACTTCGGGGATGTGCTGATTCCAAGTGAGATGCAAGTCAACAAAAAAAGCTCTTTCGTCTACCGCGCCCCCGGCTTCTCTGCCGGCGTGCTTTCCCTCAAGGGGCGGGTTGACAGCGCCTCGCTGATCGTCTTTTTTGAAAACAACATGGCCAAGGACAACTGGCAGCTCGTCAGCTCCTTCAAATCCATTCGCTCCATTCTGCTGTTTCACAAAGACAACCGATGGTGCGTGGTCAACATCACCGAAAAGGAATTCTACACCTACGCCGAAATCTGGGTGGCCCCGACCA
Proteins encoded:
- a CDS encoding septum formation initiator family protein, giving the protein MSLKHGLVAVFTGLVLVGLLAVGIFGDKGLVDLGQLRGELHRLNGEVERLKAENLALYRHIDRLRNDPAFVENVARQELGMIAKDELIINFRQPEGTNSNK